The Anastrepha obliqua isolate idAnaObli1 chromosome 5, idAnaObli1_1.0, whole genome shotgun sequence DNA window ggAAGTACAAATTAGAAACCTTGTCTAGACGGGAGAAATCTGCTGacggtttttggaaaaaatcaacTAACGACAGATGTTTGCGTATACGACGTGCGTTCGAAGCACAttgcaaggcgaatttattaaaaGTGATAGCAGTAGACCGGctgattagtttttttctttcgccgtgtacaTTCGGATGCCAGCATAAAATGAAAGGACACAAAACCGTTCCATTCGCCTATCGCCGTATGTTTTTAGCTTCAAATGAATGTCGACTGTTCAACACAGTTCGtccctttcttttttttctctaacTAAATGCGCCATGGCATATTGGACAGGTAGTAGCCAAGGCGAATCTGTTAAAGGTGGTGTTAATAAATCTTTCGCCGtgcccatgtggctgtcagctcagaacgcaacaaggcgaattcattatttgttttctagtttcacaatactttgctttgacaaacAGACGTCTACgacaacattgttgttggtctagtgccaccacctttaatgaatgcgccttggtagCAGGAGTAGTCAGCTActctgatttaatttttttctatttatttgctctctaaattttcaaattttgtttaaattactcTAAGCTGTCAATCTTTGCGCATGGATTCATTCAGTAGAGTCTCCAATTTGATCACAAAAATATGCGAATACatacaaaattagcaaaaaattgtacattttcCTTACTTTTCCTTTCAAGCCaattcatactttttttaatgcaaagcTATTTCCTTGTGCAATAAAACAATCGACTGCTGAAAACCAATGAAGCGCATAGGGAACCATAACTTTACCGCCCCGTTAGCATAGTGACCGCAGGCTGCAGCTTCATGGCCAATTGGATTTTTCAATTAGCAAAGTGACAAGTTGCTGGTATGTGGAAATCGTAATAACATCCATGGGTGGCAACTGTTGGTGAGGCTTACGAGCGTCTGAAGTAGGCACTGGAAAATTGCTAAATGCTTAACATAAAAAGACTCTTTACTGCCCGCTACGCGTGCACTGTAGTTTCGGCGCAGCATTGGAACGGTTACAGTGAGGAACGGACAACGAGCAAGCATTTGTGCGAGAAAAACCGAGCGAGCCAATTGGAGTACGGATCGGAGGTTACGGCCTGCCGTGCATGAATATTACCAACCATGGGTTTGCGCATCAGAGAGCATTCGCCATGGACATGGACGCACCTTAGCATTGGATGCGTTTTTATGCTGGGTTGCGCTTTGTTGTTTGTCGAGAATTCACCTGCGCTAGCCGCATTGGTGGCACAGTCAGATGGCGCAGTTGCAATTAGCGCCAGAATACAGCCCAACTTGAATGATTTGGAAGTAGCCGCTTCAGAGAAGCATGAGAAACATGAGGATGAAAagaaggaagaggaagaagaggCGGAAGAGGAGGAGGAAAAGGAGGAATCGTATGAGGAAAAATCTGAAGAGGAGAAGCACAGTGAACATAAGAAAAAGAAAGGTGAAAAGGGCAAGAAGGGGCATAAAGAGGAGGAGCACCACGAGAAGGGCGAAAAGGGCCATCACGATAAGGAGGGTAAAAAGGGTGAGaaagaagaggaggagggacatgagaaaaaacacaaaaaagacgAAGGTCACCATAAGAAACATAAGAAAGCGAAAAAGGGTGAAAAGGGACATGAATTTGAAGATCACGGCTCATATAAGAAGGGCCATTCCATTAAGGGTAAACATCACGTACACAAGTTAAACGAGGataagaaagagaaaaaatactACGACGAACACCATGACGAGGGTGAAGAGGAGAAACATGGCGGTTTCAAGGAagagaaaaaacataaaaaaggcaGTCATCATAAAAAGGGCGGACACAAGAAGAGCGCACACGAAGACGAATATGACAAGAAGGGGCACAGTAAGAAAGGTCACAAACATAAGGGGCACAAGGGTCACAAGAAGGAGCATGAGGAGAAAAAGAAGTGGGCCGAAGAGCATGCGGGCGACAAAAAGAAGGGGGAGGAAGagaaaaagaagtggaaaaagTCGGAGAAGAAGGAGAGCAgcagtggtggtggtggcggccATGGACACGATTGGTAAACGAGAGGCGATGTTGGCTGCTTTGATTAGCTGTGGTGTTAAATGTACGAGTGTTAGTAAATTTTAATCGGTGTTGGTAGCGtaaatagttattttttattgctataCATAAATTTTGTAACTTTGCATAGCCAACGCAGGCAACGTAATGAGATGTTCAAAAAGTCCATTCCTAAaagcttttatttaataaatggtTACAGTTACAGTTCATttgagaaatgttttttcttttattaaatttgggaAATGTTGAACCTTTTGTTGGCTATAAAAGAGTGGATGGATTTTAAATGTGTCATACTATAATTCCTGTTGAATGGCTGCTTGGATTCAGCAGATCAACTACCTGCGTCCTTACAGGTGTTATAACGAGCCACTGCACCCAAGAATGGaggtacctcacaatgacttatGCAgtagttgtggagatgaagaagaatttgagtcagtacaacacctcctctgtaaGTCCCTTGCTCTTCAAAGACGCCGtcccaaatatcttggcgattatttcttatttatttatttcttttatttatttcttttatttgaattttttatgtttttttttatttgtcttttcttttttatggaggtggcaaaaagcattgaaaacCGAAAAGTGTGAAACTTGTCTTTCGACTTACCCACTAAAAACCTACTGCGGCTCCGTTTCGCTCCCGTGCGACAACCGTTAAGTATATCTTCACGGGAGGAGGGGAGGGGcgtattgcctcttcatgaagatctgcgctgttgttcagctcGACACAGTTTGCtgattactatttttgccatatgtatTACTGACAGTGGCTcaatgttcttctgagtcaAGCATAATATCCCCTAGGCCGCTAACCATTATTGGCTTCCCTAACTAAATACCCAATTCTTCCCTTCCCGAACTCAAAAcgagggcagacaaagaaaataTGCCCTGCGTCTTCAACTAAGTCTAGTACGGGTCGTCCTCTGCagataaaatttaaatcatccatGCCCACTAAGCACTTGGGTCAGGTAGAAGTCTATCGGCCCGTATTTTCGATTTATCCATTTCGAGATATTCGGAATCAATTGATAAGTCCATCGTCCGTTCATATAGTTCTTCTACTCCTCCTACGGATGCTTCGCTCCCGTTCAGTCTTTCGGTTTATCCGCTGTGCTGGATCTGCTCAGCGATTTTTTACTCCAGGGAATTTGAATGCAAGCAGCTTAATTGGTAGCACATCGCGATGAGTACTACAGCATCCTTCAATGCGGCGTGGAATGCGGGGCATACTCTGCGGACGCATAGCCGGCATATTGATTTAATGCCTTTCATGTCTGAGCTGCAGTTTGGTGCTGCTATCCAGGTCGGTACAGCATACAGTAAGATAGATGATACCATACTGCTAAGTAGTTTTCTAGCAGCCTGCTTAGGACCTCTCATCTGCATCATAATCCGGGTAAATGCAGTAACAGCCTTCTCTGCTTTACCGCTGGTGTATATTAGGGGCTGTTTAAAGCTCATTCCTGAGGTCAAtcattactccaagatatttgatgaaTAGATTAAGCTCCAGTGCGTGGTCATCTACTGTAAGATTTCCCGTTTCAACTATTTTCCTGCTACTGATAAGATAAAAACCTGTAGGTGCATCCATTTgtaggacaacatcaagacgcacatcgcAAATTGGCGAAACACTGTACAGGGTGGTGCATATAGGTGCAACTATTTGAAGACAACATCAGGACCCACATCtgcaaattggaaaaaaaactttgtcaaaTATCTGACAAAGGATAAAAAGtatgtacagggtggtccatGTAGCGGCTTAtacaaaaaagtgcgtgtagcgtagtacacataacagaagtgaaactttcaaggcagacaaagaaagagggagcgacccgagagagagtgagagagagagagaatatatatccaaataaattcacaacatttagaatacaaatagacaaaatttacaaaacacggagaagggtcgaACGGTGTAGGTTTATCACTACtctgagcgtttatcacccgcacaaacgcagcgattccaggaccgcagaaacggcacaaattaccgcaaggcaatagtaataaatccgacgccggaatggatagcactttatagtacgcacatgCACTAGCcgggaaacggaaataagcgccaaaaagtaggcaccaagaaaaaaaaaacactaaaaaaattgggaccagaaaacgccccaaacagtaggcaccaaaatatatttcctacaagtttacaccaacaaacaagcgccaaaaagtacgcagtgttatttctcactagaaataagcaaccacaaggaaaaactcaggaaaagtagcctaaagtgtatctaagatatatatgaggtatagctctctctctccttttcctatacgttatatctttttctctctcgtggaacgaaaatgcccaaaatgttgcatggctttgaaattttactctccattctcgacgcctaagaagtttcacttcaaaaatcaccttgtttctatatatttttggtttattcgAAAGAACgaattattttccattatttatggAACACGATTTCATACATGTGGCTGCCTCAATTGGCTCGCACTAGCGCTTCCTTTTAACCTACACAGATTTCCAAAAGCTTCCCAGAGTCAGAAAAATTTACTCTGGTTCTACCTCACGAAGGGCTAGGATAACATTGGCGCTCCACAAAAAAAGACTAAATCCCTTAAATCCTACCACCGaagtggccaattgacatcgccgagaCGGCTCGTTTATGAGTACGGCGCGGAAAAGGTCGTTTGTGGTATGGACTGTGTGGCATGGCGTGCCATCCTGCTGAAACCAAAGATCGCCCAAGTCCATGTCTTCGATTTTCGATTTCATCGTTGACCGGAATAGCATTTCCCGTAgcactttgaagaaaaaatggACTAATGATGCCACCGCTCCGAAATCCGCACccaatggtaatggtaatagttgcacgggttaggctaaggcctttatacaCTGCGATCAGATTGAtgtattgtgcgcccctaactacgtaattataatatttagtataccgagaaATCGAACCAGCTGCTTGGGAGGGATCAATTgcaggtcttcctcctctagtaggtacgagcccaggattctgtgtctcctgtggccgaatgcctcacagttgctgattaagtgttccatagatttctcttcatcacagcagcacctgcatgatcttgtactagataaccctattgtgttaaagtgtttattacacgCAAAGTGAtttgtaagtgctccacagagtaaacTGAGGCCATTTTTAGTCTAGTTAaggcagattttgctctgttggcattgaagttcaaaaactttttggagtgattccagtgttccctgatttttgtttggatccattttttggtttcctgttttatattatttttgttaaagccgaaaaatgggattggttcaataaatagcccttctgccccctttttggcataaaagtctgccttctcgtttccttcatattctagtacccaaatcagtgagacctcaTTATGAGCGgtcagtttgttgagtgcattgttacactttattaggacttttgacttgaatgtgaagctattcaaggctttgagagCCGATTGACTGCCTGaaagtattttagtttttactttctcgaaccctctaTCCAaaatatgatttccactgtttccattatggcgaagagctccgcataGAAAATAAATCCGCATCTAACCGCCACTCTCTGAGGATGCATTCTCCTTGATCGTGTGCGggttttccgatttttttcaatcaacGCACTCTCTGGGGTACATAATATTGAATTTAGAAAGAAGTAGGAAAAGCATAAAGTGATTAGGAGATTTTCTGTCGAAATAAccaaaaaacaatacaatttaTGGACAACTGCACCATACCAGTTGAGTAAACTTTTTTCTAGCAACTTCCAAACATCTTTTCAAGTTTCCCCCTTAATTGTTTTCAACTACAcacaaacaaattgaaaatattcataACCTTTATTCACACACAGAGGATTTCCTTTTACCTTCCTTGATTTCCTCTGAATTTAATTTCCGATTCAAAAGTCTAATTAAAGTGAAATCCTCGCATCCGGACACATCCTTGTCATGCGCGCCACACACATTTATATTTGCTGgtgcatacaaacacacacacacacccacatgcACTTAGCCCGAAATCTTTGCCTATTAGACGCTTATTTTGGATGATTCACAAGAATCACCGCCGCCTTTTTGCAATTCAGGCCACAGAATGCAATAAACAAATCACTGCCCTTTGCTAAATTTATGCCTGCATGCCGCATTCCGATTTGCGACATGACTGTGTGTGTACGGAGGTGAGGAAGCTAATATCAGGTTTTTAATGCTTACTCCGATCTCTGGCCAATTGGCCAATGGTGGGTGGTGGCTCATCACGTTTGCCTTTGTGTTAATTTGCTAAAAGTTCGCCCGAGTCACGGCTGTGGTGCCTTTTTGTTTGTTATGGGTTTGCAACTGtcattgtttttcttgttgttgttgtggttattGTTTGCTAAGCTGTTAAAGCAAATGAAGAATTTCCGGTGCTGCTATGCGCCTTGACCATGCCAATGCGGCTGTGACCAATACcatctgctgctgctgttgctgctggtgCTGCTCCTGTGGTTGTCGGCCAGCAGCTTTGCGGCGTACACTGGCTCAGCCACTTCTCTACTGTTATATAAACTTTGTGAAGGTGTAGAAATACCTAAATGAAATTTCCGTGTTCATTGTTCGTCCAACGGAAGTGCATAACTTATGCTTTATATGCATGCCACAAGCAGTGCTGCACGTAAACGACGCTTGGTGTTGGTGATGGTACCACTGATGCTGCAGTAGCCATTGCCATTGCCATTATAACAGTGAATGGGTTTGGCAACAGCAGCTCACTTATTTTGCCATGCCATTGTTCTACCAAATCTATTGTAGCTGAATGACAAAAGCAGGCCAACAGGCTGTTGGTCAAGTAAGTGCCGCAACGGCGCGGGCGGTTTCAATAATTCTCCAGCAGCCAAAGCTCGAGTATACTAATTTGTGCTCGCTTATTGCCACATTGCCTGTATGGGCTAGAATGCATGAGCTACTACTACTCTTAGGGTCTTTTGCAGTTGGTATGCCAGTAAAGCTATTTCTTCGCCAACGTACACCGCAACACCTATGCGCTCTGGTGATGCATCAGCGTTGTCCATTTCGGTCCATTGGGTATGCGATTGAGACTCTGTTGCTGTGATGGTGCGCCATAATTCAGTTACTGTTGCATCATAAGCTATTTTTATAAGTGCATGAGCAGTTATCTCTGCTTATGGACTTCAACTCTCCGGTCTTGCTGCTGTGGCTTGCCGGAGTACTCGCCCACTGCCGCCACCGTTTGGTCAGTTTGGAGGATTTTCACTGCTTCTACGAATGAATTTAATCCCTTTGTGTATTTGTATTAGTTATAGTATGGCTGTTGTGTTTAGTAGCTGTGAGTGCATTTACTTACACTCAAGGTTGCTCAAAATGCAGCTACcactcacactcacacacatacacatttgttTCTGTGTACGTACCtatgcatgtttgtgtgtgcgATGATTGCTTGAGCTCACTTGCACGGAGCGTACGGTTTGGACTGGGCTTGTGGgcgtattataaataatttctgtTGAATTATGTTCTCAGAGCAAATGTAGTAATACCAGAGAATTTCTATTTATGGCTGATggcgttttaaaatatttatttgtgcgaATATAATAGTTTTGTGTGTTGTAGTTGGCCTTACTATACATTTCTCTTTGTCTGCCATAGCTGGCTTGTGGTCTTTCTGTTTATTGTCTTAGTTCGTTATCAAATGTGGGTTTGTTCAGCTTTTTGTGCACGAACACTAAATGCCATTTATCATAACGAAAATCAAAACGTAATAAATATCCAGAGATAGGATTTGGAATTTTGCTTAATTACTCACTTAAGCGTTGTTATTTATACTTATTTGTTGGTGttgataagaaaagaaaaatcgagtttttcaaAGTatgaatatttaacatttttactcATTCCGTCTATGAACTTTAAGAGCTTatggcaaaaatgaaaaaacaaaaatgaaaaaaaaaaaacaaaaaaaatataataataataatagtagcaATAATAAAGATGATACTGACATCTTCGGTCTGAACAGCTGCGTCGTTAGCTCTGCCTTTTCTAGGCTGACAACACAAGGTACCTcctatcatcaaacaaacagtcggcgcactagCATAGCGACACCCACGCCACTCtttacagttatgatttcgaggttgtaagagacttcttgactaccattcggaatacgtgggttcgaatctccgtgaaacaccaaaattaagaaaaagtttttttctaatagcggtcgctcctcggcaggcaatggaaaacctccgagtctatgactgccatgaaaaaactcttcatgaaaaaaatctgctgttcggtgtcagcttgaaactgtaggtccctccatttgtggaacaacatcaagacggacgCCATTAataataggaggagaagctcagccaaacacctaacagaagtgtgcgcgccaattatgtatttttttatgctagtgttactttggactaagtaggcaaagggtaggtaaagtcctctctcgacgaacaaaactaacactctaccaGGCTCGCATGAGGCCGTCCTAACatgtggcgcagaagcgtggacgatgacaatattcgATGATGAGTCActtgagtgtttgagagaaagattctgtggaagattttggGACCTTGGGCGAAAAACGAAGGAGGTGGACTATGGTGGCAtacacatagcgcagcgaataaagatccagcgtcatcgttggctgggtcatgttctacgaatggatacaaacacgaaagtattcgatgcgataccagctggtagtagcagaggagGACTTCCTCTAGGTTGGAAAGGTTAGGTGAAGAAGAACTTTACTTGCTCTTTCCAATTGGCGCAGGTTCGCACAACAAAGaaacggccaaaatcgcttaagtttacaaataaaccaattaaaaaaataaaaaaagagaaacaaattTGAGCGggcgtatttttcaaaactcgtaaataactcaaaaattttccaaaaattttgaacaaaaaaatataattttttctcaaaaactatttttaaatacgtaaattttattctgaaattataaaaatgttatgtagatccgaagatatttcactttaaaaaaactttgtacaaaaattttcgacatAGAATACatcagaaaataataatttatttttttaaatgtttgcagtttacttttttttcaaacctgTGACCTACAAataaagctattaaaaaaaaagaaaataatctgAGCaggcatatttttcaaaactgttaaaaaaatttccaaaaattttaaacaaaaaaattaaattttttctttaaaaactttttatgttttagtgtttttatcctgaaaaaaaattaaaaaaggagtataaaaaatattacgaagaaccgaaaatatttctctttaaaaaatCCGAAGATTATCACTttaagaaatcaaaattttcgatattttttttttaatttttaagatttactGTACTTCGTATTATATTACAGCCTGCAAATAAaccaataagaaaaaattttattattgagtgtttgcaaaattaataaaaaaaaattttccaaaagtttggaactaaaaaat harbors:
- the LOC129248954 gene encoding cilia- and flagella-associated protein 251, translated to MGLRIREHSPWTWTHLSIGCVFMLGCALLFVENSPALAALVAQSDGAVAISARIQPNLNDLEVAASEKHEKHEDEKKEEEEEAEEEEEKEESYEEKSEEEKHSEHKKKKGEKGKKGHKEEEHHEKGEKGHHDKEGKKGEKEEEEGHEKKHKKDEGHHKKHKKAKKGEKGHEFEDHGSYKKGHSIKGKHHVHKLNEDKKEKKYYDEHHDEGEEEKHGGFKEEKKHKKGSHHKKGGHKKSAHEDEYDKKGHSKKGHKHKGHKGHKKEHEEKKKWAEEHAGDKKKGEEEKKKWKKSEKKESSSGGGGGHGHDW